From one Phycodurus eques isolate BA_2022a chromosome 6, UOR_Pequ_1.1, whole genome shotgun sequence genomic stretch:
- the pex6 gene encoding peroxisomal ATPase PEX6 isoform X1, whose translation MAAQVDLVRLEAFPPHLSPLDVLVSRWQLRSLFPHDHSGPPTVLFTPRRPPPRPRASSVLFRVRAVSDQEAAVFGGAAPGAPSPSSEARVRLFASGLFLRLRGLPAAGSRGTARPVPPVSLDEVVLGVRGGSRDDADRFAAKLLELCRSECCVLARQGEPLVGEQPGQMADALVLSCGPVTQGRVTADTAVVLGDCGGWPEAPQLAPPPRKLHLWASDFARDAAGLGRGRSLLDGAGRRASGGIPEEAERRLDVRVTDVGRRLEAEGRHDEDADARLYVGGRTLLGLGLFDGEWVKLRSAGRGARWRAAALAARRSDLAGGDDDDDDDDGGGCVSETLWFNLTRGEETPGATCCLTLKVHTWRRPPDGAGESDTSCRSASPPLASELHLRPVASPLRRPPGRYGDSLAAHFSVPRLVAPGDVLRVPARNHPDLLEDNSDRCRTLLFLVQKVCPPDQTKEEADCFYLADTAHTSLFMGPPINCLVPCSAAELWSGPSPPGLERTVDAISHVLRPHRHGGSLPACRLLVHGPAGSGKVTAVVASSSRLHLQLIKVDCVGVCGDTAAATEARLTSLLERADALQPCVLLLRNLQLLLRSRGGVDDDARVQAALCHVLCSAPSGVAVVATICKLRQLPAGIAAAFVHQVALQSPTEDQRRVILTRLSRDVDLARDVDLERIAQVTAGLVLGDLRTLLVEASRAACRRLVPACRGLREDDVLAGGVTVRQRDFLAALQTLQDVRSAAVGAPGIPAVRWEDVGGLEQAKKDILDTVQLPLQRPQLLSLNLNRTGILLYGPPGTGKTLLAKAVATECSMTFLSVKGPELLNMYVGQSEENIREVFERAQSAAPCVVFFDELDSLAPSRGRSGDSGGVMDRVVAQLLAELDALNASARVFVIGATNRPDLLDQSLLRPGRFDKLVYVGINRDPGSQLQVLRAVLRNFHLDDGVDLPQVVAFCPAHMSGADLYALCSDAMTAAIKRKICAVEREVDVERWPLCVASVRFGLGGLAAAPHRGRLRRSAPRLPAVAVARGSHAIPTPSTQRLTRREVGRCHDKTFDRVCDQ comes from the exons ATGGCGGCGCAGGTGGACTTGGTTCGCCTGGAGGCTTTCCCGCCTCACTTGAGTCCGCTCGACGTGTTGGTGTCAAGATGGCAGCTCCGTTCGCTTTTCCCCCACGACCACTCGGGCCCCCCGACCGTCCTCTTCACCCCGCGGCGGCCGCCTCCTCGGCCCCGGGCGAGCTCCGTCCTGTTTCGCGTCCGGGCGGTCAGCGACCAGGAGGCGGCGGTCTTCGGGGGAGCGGCCCCCGGCGCCCCGTCGCCGTCGTCTGAAGCCCGAGTGAGGCTCTTCGCCAGCGGCTTGTTCCTGCGGCTCCGCGGCCTCCCGGCGGCGGGGAGCCGCGGGACGGCGCGACCCGTGCCGCCCGTGAGTCTGGACGAGGTGGTGCTGGGAGTCCGCGGCGGCAGCAGGGACGACGCCGACCGCTTCGCCGCGAAGCTGCTGGAGCTTTGCCGGTCTGAATGCTGTGTGCTGGCCCGCCAAGGAGAGCCGCTGGTCGGGGAGCAACCGGGGCAG ATGGCCGACGCGCTGGTGCTGTCGTGCGGCCCGGTCACGCAGGGTCGCGTCACGGCCGACACCGCCGTTGTCCTGGGCGACTGCGGCGGTTGGCCCGAGGCGCCTCAGCTGGCCCCGCCGCCCAGGAAGCTCCATCTCTGGGCCTCGGACTTCGCTCGCGATGCCGCCGGCCTGGGAAGGGGGCGCTCTCTCCTGGACGGCGCCGGGCGTCGGGCGTCCGGCGGCATCCCGGAGGAGGCGGAGCGGCGGCTGGATGTTCGTGTGACGGATGTGGGGCGGCGGCTCGAGGCGGAAGGTCGCCACGACGAAGACGCGGACGCTCGCTTGTACGTCGGCGGACGCACGCTGCTCGGGCTGGGACTGTTCGACGGCGAGTGGGTCAAGCTGCGGTCGGCGGGCCGAGGCGCCAGATGGCGAGCGGCCGCCCTCGCCGCGCGACGCTCGGACCTGGCGggcggcgacgacgacgacgacgacgacgacggcggcggctGCGTGTCGGAGACATTGTGGTTCAACCTGACGAGAGGTGAAGAGACGCCGGGCGCCACCTGCTGCCTCACGCTCAAGGTGCACac GTGGAGGCGGCCTCCAGACGGCGCCGGTGAATCTGACACTTCCTGTCGCTCCGCCTCGCCGCCGTTGGCCAGCGAGCTTCATCTCCGGCCCGTGGCGTCGCCGCTCCGCCGGCCGCCGGGTCGCTACGGGGACTCGCTGGCCGCACACTTCTCCGTCCCCAG GTTGGTGGCGCCGGGGGATGTCCTGCGCGTTCCCGCCCGGAATCACCCAGACCTCCTGGAGGACAACTCTGACAG GTGTCGGACGCTGTTGTTTTTGGTGCAGAAGGTGTGTCCTCCTGACCAGACAAAAGAAGAAGCTGACTGTTTTTACCTTGCTGACACAGCGCACACGTCCCTCTTCATG GGGCCGCCAATCAACTGCCTGGTGCCCTGCAGCGCGGCAGAGCTGTGGAGTGGCCCTTCACCTCCGGGTCTCGAGCGGACGGTGGACGCCATCAGCCACGTCCTTCGCCCACACCGACACGG CGGCTCCCTCCCGGCATGCAGGCTCCTGGTCCACGGGCCGGCAGGAAGTGGCAAAGTGACGGCCGTCGTGGCATCCAGCTCCAGGCTCCACCTACAGCTAATCAAG GTGGACTGCGTCGGCGTGTGCGGCGACACGGCCGCCGCCACGGAGGCGCGCTTGACATCCTTGTTGGAGCGCGCTGACGCCTTGCAGCCTTGCGTCCTTCTGCTCAGGAATCTGCAGCTCCTCCTGCGGTCTCGCGGGGGCGTCGACGACGATGCCCGCGTCCAGGCGGCGCTCTGCCACGTGCTCTGCAGCGCCCCCAGCGG GGTGGCGGTGGTGGCGACCATCTGCAAACTGCGCCAGCTGCCCGCCGGCATCGCGGCGGCGTTTGTCCACCAGGTGGCTCTACAGAGTCCCACCGAGGATCAGCGCCGGGTCATTCTGACGCGGCTGAGTCGGGACGTCGACCTTGCCCGTGACGTCGACCTGGAGAGAATCGCCCAAGTCACGGCC GGTTTGGTGTTGGGCGACTTGCGCACCCTGCTGGTGGAGGCCAGCCGTGCGGCGTGCCGACGACTGGTCCCGGCTTG TCGGGGTCTGCGTGAGGACGACGTGCTCGCCGGCGGCGTGACCGTCCGGCAGCGTGACTTCCTGGCGGCTCTGCAGACCTTACAGGACGTCCGATCGGCGGCCGTCGGCGCCCCCGGG ATTCCAGCCGTGCGCTGGGAGGACGTGGGCGGCCTGGAGCAGGCCAAGAAGGACATTCTGGACACCGTCCAACTTCCTCTGCAGCGTCCGCAGCTCTTGTCTCTCAACCTGAACCGGACCGGAATTCTGCTCTACGGGCCTCCGGGCACGGGCAAGACTCTGCTGGCCAAGGCCGTGGCCACGGAATGTTCCATGACCTTCCTCAG CGTCAAAGGTCCGGAGCTGCTCAACATGTACGTCGGGCAGAGCGAGGAGAACATTCGAGAAG TGTTCGAGAGAGCGCAATCGGCAGCGCCGTGCGTGGTCTTCTTCGACGAACTGGACTCTCTGGCGCCCAGCAGGGGGCGCAGCGGGGACTCTGGCGGGGTGATGGACAG GGTGGTCGCTCAGCTGCTGGCCGAGCTGGACGCTCTGAACGCTTCGGCCAGAGTTTTCGTCATCGGCGCCACCAACCGACCCGACTTGCTCGACCAATCCCTGCTCAGGCCCGGAAG GTTTGACAAGCTGGTCTACGTCGGGATCAACCGAGACCCCGGCTCGCAGCTGCAAGTCCTCCGAGCCGTCCTCAGAAA CTTTCACCTGGACGACGGTGTGGACCTGCCGCAGGTTGTGGCGTTTTGCCCCGCCCACATGAGCGGCGCCGACCTGTACGCGCTGTGTTCGGACGCCATGACGGCCGCTATCAAAAGGAAGATCTGCGCCGTGGAGCGCG AGGTCGACGTTGAACGGTGGCCGTTGTGCGTGGCGTCCGTCAGGTTTGGACTCGGAGGACTCGCCGCTGCGCCTCACCGTGGACGACTTCGGCGCAGCGCTCCGCGACTTCCTGCCGTCGCTGTCGCAAGAGGAAGCCATGCGATACCAACGCCTTCAACGCAGCGCCTGACGCGACGGGAAGTCGGCCGCTGTCACGACAAAACCTTCGATCGTGTATGTGACCAATAA